The following proteins are encoded in a genomic region of Actinomadura sp. NAK00032:
- a CDS encoding IS110 family transposase, whose product MGVDTHKDFHVAAAITTLGVLMGSKTFPTTQAGYRALVTWARGFGSVRRAGVECTGSYGAALARHLAAAHIQVFEVNQPDKANRRRRGKNDTIDAEAAARAVLAGRAHALPKTGTGPVEMLRLFKMAKSSATKARAQTINQLKAILVAADPKLRDQLRGLSTDKLVKHCVQMTPAAAIDGATAAIYTLHLLARRIHQLTREIADLQAQISAILADHNPQLLSTYGVGPDTAAALLIAAGDNPERLGTEASFAALCGVSPIEASSGRTQRHRLNRGGDRQANCALHTIVLSRMRWDQRTRDYVQRRTSDGKTRREAIRCLKRYVAREIYQIITRSPSATAQKAA is encoded by the coding sequence GTGGGAGTAGACACCCACAAGGACTTCCATGTTGCCGCCGCCATCACCACGCTGGGCGTCTTGATGGGCAGCAAGACCTTCCCCACCACCCAGGCCGGCTATCGGGCACTGGTGACGTGGGCTCGCGGGTTCGGCTCGGTCCGCCGCGCAGGTGTGGAGTGCACCGGGTCCTACGGGGCCGCGCTCGCACGCCACCTGGCCGCCGCCCACATCCAGGTGTTCGAGGTCAACCAGCCCGACAAGGCCAACCGTCGACGCCGCGGCAAGAACGACACCATCGATGCCGAGGCCGCCGCTCGCGCCGTCCTGGCCGGCCGTGCCCACGCCCTGCCCAAAACCGGGACCGGCCCGGTGGAGATGCTGCGCCTGTTCAAAATGGCCAAAAGCTCAGCGACCAAGGCCCGCGCCCAGACCATCAACCAGCTCAAGGCCATCCTGGTCGCGGCCGATCCGAAGCTGCGGGACCAGTTGCGCGGTCTGAGCACCGACAAGCTCGTCAAGCACTGCGTCCAGATGACCCCCGCCGCTGCCATCGACGGCGCCACCGCCGCCATCTACACACTGCATCTGCTCGCCCGCCGCATCCACCAGCTCACCCGCGAGATCGCCGACCTCCAAGCCCAGATCAGCGCCATCCTCGCCGACCACAACCCACAGCTCCTCAGCACCTACGGCGTCGGCCCCGACACCGCTGCGGCACTGCTCATCGCCGCCGGTGACAACCCCGAGCGGCTCGGCACCGAGGCCTCCTTCGCCGCACTCTGCGGCGTCAGCCCCATCGAGGCATCCTCCGGCAGGACCCAACGCCACCGCCTCAATCGCGGCGGCGACCGCCAGGCCAACTGCGCCCTGCACACCATCGTGCTATCTCGCATGCGCTGGGACCAGCGCACCCGCGACTACGTCCAACGACGCACCTCCGACGGCAAAACCCGACGGGAAGCCATCAGGTGCCTCAAACGCTACGTCGCCCGCGAGATCTACCAGATCATCACCCGCTCACCCAGCGCCACAGCACAGAAGGCGGCTTGA